One genomic window of Xanthobacter dioxanivorans includes the following:
- a CDS encoding ABC transporter substrate-binding protein — protein MTILQKTVRAAVTAAVLALSAAVAPASAEPTKITIGTGVDPSFSAYYVAKLAGIFEKNDLNVQLNTGPSGSAMVAFVIQNQIQSAFGAEQAGIQNFNIDPNVVVAAEGALMGQWYGMVARGYTSIDQLKGKRIGVARGSGSEVFWLAMVDKLKLNPKDYTIVQVEAPEMIAAMERGNIDAFTSWEPWLTRAVKAIPDTKVVVNSDGILSPRVYVYVNKGWAEKNKPAAVAFMRSMVEASDLITKDPEAAAGHVATFLKLDKALTLELVKKVRFDMRLDQGSINNFELQEAQLKGLGKLAKPVDWKNFVYPDLLKEVKPDAVNYELPKPKS, from the coding sequence ATGACCATCCTGCAGAAGACGGTCCGCGCCGCGGTCACGGCGGCGGTGCTGGCCCTGTCCGCCGCCGTGGCGCCGGCCTCGGCCGAGCCGACGAAGATCACCATCGGCACCGGCGTCGATCCATCCTTCTCCGCATACTACGTGGCCAAGCTCGCGGGGATCTTCGAGAAGAACGACCTCAACGTGCAGCTGAACACCGGACCCAGCGGCTCGGCGATGGTGGCCTTCGTCATCCAGAACCAGATCCAGTCCGCCTTCGGCGCCGAGCAGGCGGGCATCCAGAATTTCAACATCGATCCCAACGTGGTCGTGGCGGCCGAAGGCGCGCTCATGGGCCAGTGGTACGGCATGGTCGCTCGCGGCTACACCAGCATCGACCAGCTGAAAGGCAAGCGCATCGGCGTCGCGCGCGGCTCCGGCAGCGAGGTGTTCTGGCTGGCGATGGTCGACAAGCTCAAGCTTAATCCGAAGGACTACACCATCGTCCAGGTGGAAGCCCCCGAGATGATCGCCGCCATGGAGCGCGGCAACATCGATGCCTTCACCAGCTGGGAGCCGTGGCTGACCCGTGCCGTGAAGGCCATTCCCGATACCAAGGTGGTGGTCAATTCAGACGGCATCCTCAGCCCGCGGGTCTATGTCTATGTCAACAAGGGCTGGGCGGAGAAGAACAAGCCGGCGGCGGTGGCCTTCATGCGCTCCATGGTGGAAGCGAGCGACCTGATCACCAAGGATCCGGAGGCCGCGGCCGGCCATGTGGCCACCTTCCTCAAGCTCGACAAGGCGCTGACGCTGGAGCTGGTGAAGAAGGTGCGCTTCGACATGCGCCTCGACCAGGGCTCGATCAACAATTTCGAGCTCCAGGAAGCCCAGCTCAAGGGCCTTGGAAAGCTTGCCAAGCCCGTGGATTGGAAAAACTTCGTCTATCCGGACCTGCTCAAGGAAGTAAAGCCCGACGCCGTGAACTATGAGCTGCCGAAGCCCAAATCCTGA
- a CDS encoding VOC family protein → MTAALSLSPEPEPHHLALGAVALTSADPDRLVPFYRDAVGLDVLATGDTTVLGAGGRPLVEIVRRSQARPAPHRAPGLFHMAIRVPDRASLAARLLALHHTGLRLGASDHLVSEALYVDDPDGNGIEIYHDRPEAEWPRSADGSIAMATLPLDLAALAREAPAVLGKAPAGTDMGHVHLKVSDLEAARRFWVDTVGLKIMARYPGALFVSADGYHHHLGLNTWQSSGAPAPAAGSAGLDHFTVRLPAAAVAGLARRLAAADVAFTPLADGGLEVADPSGNTAVVLPA, encoded by the coding sequence GTGACTGCCGCCCTTTCCCTTTCTCCCGAACCCGAGCCCCACCACCTCGCCCTCGGCGCGGTGGCGCTGACCAGCGCCGACCCGGACCGTCTGGTCCCCTTCTACCGCGACGCCGTGGGCCTCGACGTCCTCGCCACCGGCGACACCACGGTGCTCGGCGCCGGTGGCCGGCCGCTGGTGGAGATTGTTCGCCGGTCGCAGGCTCGCCCGGCGCCGCACCGTGCGCCCGGCCTGTTCCACATGGCCATCCGCGTGCCGGACCGCGCCAGCCTCGCCGCTCGCCTCCTGGCGCTGCACCACACGGGCCTGCGCCTCGGCGCCTCCGACCATCTGGTGAGCGAGGCGCTCTATGTGGACGATCCGGACGGCAACGGCATCGAGATCTATCACGACCGGCCGGAGGCCGAATGGCCGCGCAGTGCCGACGGCAGCATCGCCATGGCGACCCTGCCCCTCGACCTCGCCGCCCTCGCCCGCGAGGCCCCGGCGGTTCTCGGAAAGGCGCCGGCCGGTACCGACATGGGCCACGTCCATCTCAAGGTCTCCGACCTGGAGGCGGCGCGGCGATTCTGGGTGGACACGGTGGGGCTGAAGATCATGGCGCGTTATCCCGGCGCCCTGTTCGTCAGCGCCGATGGCTATCACCACCATCTCGGCCTCAACACCTGGCAGTCGTCCGGCGCCCCGGCGCCAGCGGCCGGCAGCGCCGGGCTCGACCATTTCACCGTGCGGCTGCCGGCGGCGGCGGTGGCGGGGCTGGCGCGGCGGCTCGCGGCGGCGGACGTCGCCTTCACGCCGCTGGCGGATGGCGGGCTCGAGGTGGCGGATCCCTCCGGCAACACGGCGGTGGTGCTCCCCGCCTGA
- a CDS encoding GlsB/YeaQ/YmgE family stress response membrane protein: MNILWMIIVGAIAGFLAGQLFQGYGFGLIGNIAVGIVGALIGGFLFGGVFVVGGVIGQIISATLGAVILLFIISLVKR, encoded by the coding sequence ATGAACATTTTGTGGATGATCATCGTCGGCGCCATTGCCGGCTTCCTCGCGGGGCAGCTCTTCCAGGGCTACGGCTTCGGGTTGATCGGCAACATCGCGGTCGGCATCGTCGGCGCCCTGATCGGCGGTTTCCTGTTCGGCGGCGTGTTCGTGGTGGGTGGCGTCATCGGCCAGATCATCTCCGCCACGCTGGGCGCGGTGATCCTGCTGTTCATCATCTCGCTGGTGAAGCGCTGA
- a CDS encoding LysR family transcriptional regulator produces MLMPLRHPHHLPFGGRAIYRNDFKTLQLFVAVCELNSLARAAERLAIAPSAATRRIQLLEHDARTPLLDRLPHGVQPTAAGQTFLRFARDILHLVDRADHLLIEYESGMRGYVRVASSSSVLLARLAFDLSRFATAHPDITLDLEERGTEATLEMVRSKQADIGLVVCGAETQPLETFPFGGDRLVLGVPLTHRLAQKDKLRFADFIAEDFVTLGHGTAVRRILAEQARLLGAPLKVRVQAASFGAMALMASQGLGVAVIPEPALLPLQQSYQLKVIEIDEPWAGRNFVLCVRTVPELDPPAKRLLSFLLK; encoded by the coding sequence ATGCTGATGCCGCTGCGACATCCGCACCATCTGCCGTTCGGGGGACGGGCCATCTACCGGAACGATTTCAAGACCTTGCAGCTCTTCGTTGCCGTCTGCGAGCTGAACAGCCTCGCGCGCGCCGCCGAACGCCTCGCCATCGCCCCGTCCGCGGCGACGCGCCGGATCCAGCTGCTGGAACACGATGCCCGCACGCCGCTGCTCGATCGCCTGCCGCACGGCGTGCAGCCGACCGCCGCCGGCCAGACCTTCCTGCGCTTCGCTCGCGACATCCTCCACTTGGTGGACCGGGCGGACCATCTGCTGATCGAGTACGAATCCGGCATGCGCGGCTATGTGCGCGTGGCCTCGTCGAGCTCGGTGCTGCTGGCGCGGCTCGCCTTCGATCTGTCGCGGTTTGCGACAGCGCATCCGGATATCACCCTGGACCTCGAGGAGCGGGGCACCGAGGCGACGCTGGAGATGGTGCGGAGCAAGCAGGCCGATATCGGCCTCGTCGTCTGCGGCGCCGAAACCCAGCCGCTGGAGACGTTCCCCTTCGGCGGCGACCGGCTGGTGCTCGGCGTTCCGCTGACGCACCGGCTGGCGCAGAAGGACAAGCTGCGGTTCGCCGACTTCATCGCCGAGGATTTCGTGACCCTCGGCCACGGAACCGCCGTGCGCCGCATCCTCGCCGAGCAGGCCCGCCTCCTCGGCGCGCCGCTCAAGGTGCGCGTGCAGGCGGCGAGCTTCGGGGCCATGGCGCTGATGGCGAGCCAGGGGCTCGGCGTCGCGGTGATTCCAGAGCCCGCATTGCTGCCGCTGCAACAGTCCTACCAGCTCAAGGTCATTGAAATCGACGAACCGTGGGCGGGACGAAATTTTGTGCTGTGCGTGCGGACCGTGCCTGAATTGGACCCACCGGCCAAGCGGCTGCTCTCGTTTCTGCTCAAGTGA
- a CDS encoding protein meaA: MVARDKPWLFRTYAGHSTATESNKLYRSNLAKGQTGLSVAFDLPTQTGYDSDHPLARGEVGKVGVPISHLGDMRTLFDGIPLAEMNTSMTINACAAWLLSLYIATADEQGADRSKLQGTTQNDIIKEYLSRGTYVFPPAPSMRLTKDTIIYTTKDLPKWNPMNVCSYHLQEAGATPVQELAFALANAIAVLDTVKTSGEAEGPAFGEVVGRISFFVNAGMRFITEMCKMRAFVDLWDEICVERYGITDAKQKLFRYGVQVNSLGLTEQQPENNVYRILLEMLAVTLSKKARARAVQLPAWNEALGLPRSFDQQWSLRMQQVVAYETDLLEYGDIFDGSTEIAKKVEELKQEARAELARIDGMGGAVAAIENSYMKQQLVESNTRRLEAIERGEQVVVGVNRWTDTEPSPLTTGEGSILTVPEGVEAEQIARLQAWRAARDPKAAEAALAALKSAAQEGRNIMEPSIVCAKAGITTGEWGTCLREVFGEYRAPTGVGRAARVDTQGLDEVRKNVDAVSEKLGRRIKFLVGKPGLDGHSNGAEQIAVRARDCGMEVVYEGIRLTPAEIVNAALEESVHVIGLSILSGSHVPLVRDVMERLRAEGLSDVPVVVGGIIPPEDEVQLKGFGVAAVYTPKNFELNRIMADIVTIVDRECQKAA; this comes from the coding sequence ATGGTAGCCCGCGACAAACCCTGGCTTTTCCGCACCTATGCGGGGCACTCCACCGCCACGGAATCCAACAAGCTCTACCGCTCCAACCTCGCCAAGGGGCAGACCGGCCTGTCGGTGGCCTTCGACCTGCCCACCCAGACCGGCTACGATTCAGACCACCCGCTCGCCCGCGGCGAGGTGGGCAAGGTGGGGGTGCCCATCTCTCACCTCGGCGACATGCGCACCCTGTTCGACGGCATCCCGCTCGCCGAGATGAACACGTCGATGACCATCAATGCCTGTGCGGCGTGGCTGCTCTCGCTCTACATCGCCACCGCCGACGAGCAGGGGGCGGACCGCTCCAAGCTGCAGGGCACCACGCAGAACGACATCATCAAGGAATATCTCTCGCGCGGCACCTACGTGTTCCCGCCGGCGCCCTCCATGCGGCTGACCAAGGACACCATCATCTACACCACGAAGGATCTGCCCAAGTGGAACCCGATGAACGTGTGCTCCTACCATTTGCAGGAGGCGGGGGCGACGCCGGTGCAGGAGCTGGCCTTCGCGCTGGCCAACGCCATCGCCGTCCTCGACACGGTGAAGACGTCCGGTGAGGCCGAGGGCCCGGCCTTCGGCGAGGTGGTGGGGCGCATCTCCTTCTTCGTGAACGCGGGCATGCGGTTCATCACCGAGATGTGCAAGATGCGCGCGTTCGTGGACCTCTGGGACGAGATCTGCGTCGAGCGCTACGGCATCACCGACGCCAAGCAGAAGCTGTTCCGCTACGGCGTGCAGGTGAACTCGCTGGGCCTCACCGAGCAGCAGCCGGAGAACAACGTCTACCGCATCCTTCTGGAGATGCTGGCCGTCACCCTCTCCAAGAAGGCCCGCGCCCGCGCCGTGCAGCTGCCCGCCTGGAACGAGGCGCTCGGCCTGCCGCGCTCCTTCGACCAGCAATGGTCCCTGCGCATGCAGCAGGTGGTGGCCTACGAGACCGACCTGCTCGAATACGGCGACATCTTCGACGGCTCCACCGAGATCGCGAAGAAGGTGGAGGAGCTGAAGCAGGAGGCGCGCGCCGAGCTCGCCCGCATCGACGGCATGGGTGGCGCGGTGGCGGCCATCGAGAATTCCTACATGAAGCAGCAGCTGGTGGAATCCAACACCCGCCGGCTCGAGGCCATCGAGCGCGGCGAGCAGGTGGTGGTGGGCGTCAACCGCTGGACCGATACGGAGCCATCCCCGCTCACCACCGGCGAGGGCTCCATCCTCACCGTGCCGGAGGGGGTGGAGGCGGAGCAGATCGCGCGTCTTCAGGCCTGGCGCGCGGCGCGCGACCCGAAGGCGGCGGAGGCGGCCCTCGCGGCGCTCAAGAGCGCGGCGCAGGAGGGGCGCAACATCATGGAGCCCTCCATCGTCTGCGCCAAGGCCGGCATCACCACCGGCGAGTGGGGCACCTGCCTGCGTGAGGTGTTCGGGGAATACCGCGCCCCCACCGGCGTCGGCCGCGCCGCGCGGGTGGACACCCAGGGCCTCGACGAGGTGAGGAAGAATGTGGACGCCGTTTCCGAGAAGCTCGGCCGGCGCATCAAGTTCCTGGTGGGCAAGCCGGGGCTCGACGGCCATTCCAACGGCGCCGAGCAGATCGCCGTCCGCGCGCGCGATTGCGGCATGGAGGTGGTCTATGAGGGCATCCGCCTGACCCCGGCCGAGATCGTCAATGCCGCGCTGGAGGAGAGCGTGCACGTCATCGGCCTGTCCATCCTCTCCGGCTCCCACGTGCCGCTGGTGCGCGACGTGATGGAGCGGCTGCGGGCCGAGGGCCTCTCCGACGTGCCGGTGGTGGTGGGCGGCATCATCCCGCCGGAGGACGAGGTGCAGCTGAAGGGCTTCGGCGTGGCGGCGGTCTACACGCCGAAGAATTTCGAGCTGAACCGCATCATGGCCGACATCGTCACCATCGTGGACCGGGAGTGCCAGAAGGCGGCCTGA
- the ccrA gene encoding crotonyl-CoA carboxylase/reductase has translation MAQTATADASDAPVKDLYELGEIPPLGHVPSKMYAWAIRRERHGPPEQSFQLEVVPTWELGEQDVLVLVMAAGVNYNGIWAGLGEPISVFDVHKLPYHIAGSDASGIVWAVGSKVKRWKVGDEVVVHCNQDDGDDEECNGGDPMFSPSQRIWGYETPDGSFAQFCRVQARQLMPRPKHLTWEESACYTLTMATAYRMLFGHPPHDVKPGDYVLVWGASGGLGVFGVQLAAASGAHVIGVISDETKRDYVLGLGAKGVINRKDFKCWGQLPKVNSPEYTEWTKEARKFGKAIWDITGKRDVDIVFEHPGEQTFPVSTLVGKRGGMIVFCAGTTGFNITFDARYVWMRQKRIQGSHFAHLKQASAANQFIIDRRVDPCMSEVFPWERIPEAHTKMWKNQHAPGNMAVLVSAPRTGLRTLEDVIEAGPKK, from the coding sequence ATGGCCCAGACGGCAACCGCCGACGCGAGCGATGCACCGGTGAAGGACCTTTACGAGCTGGGCGAGATCCCGCCCCTCGGCCACGTTCCGTCCAAGATGTATGCCTGGGCGATCCGGCGCGAGCGCCACGGTCCGCCCGAGCAGTCCTTCCAGCTGGAGGTGGTGCCGACCTGGGAGCTGGGCGAGCAGGACGTGCTCGTGCTCGTGATGGCGGCCGGCGTCAACTATAACGGCATCTGGGCCGGCCTCGGCGAGCCGATCTCCGTGTTCGACGTGCACAAGCTGCCCTATCACATCGCCGGCTCCGATGCCTCTGGCATCGTCTGGGCGGTGGGGTCCAAGGTGAAGCGCTGGAAGGTGGGCGACGAGGTGGTCGTCCACTGCAACCAGGACGACGGGGACGATGAGGAGTGCAACGGCGGCGACCCGATGTTCTCCCCCTCCCAGCGGATCTGGGGCTATGAGACGCCGGACGGCTCCTTCGCTCAGTTCTGCCGGGTGCAGGCGCGCCAGCTGATGCCACGTCCCAAGCACCTGACCTGGGAAGAGAGCGCCTGCTACACGCTGACCATGGCCACTGCCTACCGCATGCTGTTCGGCCATCCGCCGCACGACGTGAAGCCGGGCGACTATGTGCTGGTGTGGGGCGCCTCGGGCGGCCTCGGCGTGTTCGGCGTGCAGCTCGCCGCCGCCTCCGGCGCGCATGTGATCGGCGTCATCTCGGACGAGACCAAGCGCGACTATGTGCTCGGCCTCGGCGCCAAGGGCGTGATCAACCGCAAGGACTTCAAGTGCTGGGGCCAGCTGCCCAAGGTCAACTCGCCCGAATACACCGAGTGGACCAAGGAAGCCCGCAAGTTCGGCAAGGCCATCTGGGACATCACCGGCAAGCGCGACGTGGACATCGTGTTCGAGCATCCCGGCGAGCAGACCTTCCCGGTCTCGACCCTGGTGGGCAAGCGCGGCGGCATGATCGTGTTCTGCGCCGGGACCACCGGCTTCAACATCACGTTTGACGCCCGCTACGTGTGGATGCGGCAGAAGCGCATCCAGGGCTCCCACTTCGCCCACCTCAAGCAGGCCTCCGCCGCCAACCAGTTCATCATCGACCGGCGCGTCGACCCCTGCATGTCGGAAGTGTTCCCGTGGGAGCGCATCCCCGAGGCGCACACCAAGATGTGGAAGAACCAGCATGCCCCCGGCAACATGGCGGTGCTGGTCAGCGCCCCCCGCACCGGGCTGCGGACCCTTGAGGACGTGATCGAGGCCGGTCCCAAGAAGTAA
- a CDS encoding alpha/beta fold hydrolase, producing the protein MAHVTTDDGVKLYYEETGAGTPVILVHEFAGDLRSYEPQLRYLGKRYRVVAYNARGYPPSDVPEDVASYSQARAADDIASVMDGIGIEKAHVIGLSMGGFATLHFGVRHHDRALSLCIGGCGYGAELEEQPRFQAEADTIAAYIAEAGMEAFAERYAFGPTRVQFENKDPRGFLEFKQILASHDAVGSANTQRGVQRFRPSLYTMVEEMKKISAPTLVITGDEDWPCLLPGILMKRNIPSAALSVMPNCGHAINIEEPEEYNRIVGAFLAQVDSGRWPMRDPRAVSASITGIKA; encoded by the coding sequence ATGGCCCATGTGACCACCGACGACGGCGTGAAGCTTTATTACGAGGAGACCGGCGCCGGCACGCCGGTCATCCTGGTCCACGAATTCGCCGGCGACCTGCGCAGCTACGAGCCCCAGCTGCGCTATCTCGGCAAGCGCTACCGGGTCGTCGCCTACAATGCCCGGGGCTATCCGCCGTCCGACGTGCCGGAGGATGTCGCGTCCTATTCCCAGGCCCGGGCCGCGGACGATATCGCCAGCGTCATGGACGGCATCGGCATTGAAAAGGCGCATGTGATCGGCCTGTCCATGGGCGGCTTCGCCACGCTGCATTTCGGCGTCCGGCACCATGATCGCGCGTTGTCCCTGTGCATCGGCGGCTGCGGCTACGGCGCCGAGCTGGAGGAGCAGCCGCGCTTCCAGGCGGAGGCGGACACCATCGCCGCCTACATCGCCGAGGCGGGCATGGAGGCGTTCGCCGAGCGGTACGCCTTCGGGCCCACGCGGGTGCAGTTCGAGAACAAGGATCCGCGGGGCTTCCTCGAGTTCAAGCAGATTCTCGCGAGCCATGATGCGGTGGGGTCGGCCAACACCCAGCGGGGCGTCCAGCGCTTCCGCCCCTCGCTCTACACCATGGTCGAGGAGATGAAGAAGATCTCCGCGCCGACCCTCGTCATCACCGGCGACGAGGACTGGCCCTGCCTGCTTCCGGGCATCCTGATGAAGCGCAATATTCCTTCGGCGGCCCTTTCGGTGATGCCCAATTGCGGCCACGCCATCAATATCGAGGAGCCGGAGGAATATAACCGCATCGTCGGTGCGTTCCTCGCCCAGGTGGACAGCGGGCGCTGGCCCATGCGCGACCCGCGCGCGGTGAGCGCATCCATCACCGGTATCAAGGCCTGA
- a CDS encoding GntR family transcriptional regulator: MIDRMKRGAADFVVPKVIGAEVARAFADHIIYLRWPPGMRLIEEDLCAHFNISRSPVRDAFQILEADGLIVRAAWRGVRVAPMSIADLDEVYKCRVALEGLVAAEAARAADEEALATLSGLLDEMRAAMAEKDVDTFFERNVAFTRALHQASGNHTLERLVSGIEKQALRYRYLAHQNTREIVDLAFDGDRKVFEAVSARKADLARREAVKMIRHAHRVIARVVGALDAPEPQSPSGAEPSPA; this comes from the coding sequence GTGATCGATCGAATGAAGCGCGGCGCCGCCGACTTCGTGGTGCCGAAGGTGATCGGGGCGGAAGTGGCGCGCGCTTTCGCCGATCACATCATCTACCTGCGCTGGCCGCCGGGAATGCGGCTGATTGAGGAAGATCTGTGCGCCCATTTCAACATCAGCCGATCGCCGGTACGCGATGCCTTCCAGATCCTCGAGGCGGACGGCCTGATCGTGCGGGCGGCGTGGCGCGGCGTGCGGGTGGCGCCCATGAGCATCGCCGACCTCGACGAGGTCTACAAATGCCGGGTGGCGCTGGAAGGGCTGGTCGCCGCCGAGGCCGCGCGGGCGGCGGATGAAGAAGCGCTCGCCACGCTGTCCGGCCTTCTGGACGAGATGCGCGCCGCCATGGCGGAGAAGGATGTGGACACCTTCTTCGAGCGCAACGTGGCGTTCACGCGCGCCCTGCACCAGGCATCGGGAAACCACACCCTGGAACGCCTGGTCTCGGGCATCGAGAAACAGGCGCTGCGCTATCGCTACCTGGCGCACCAGAACACGCGCGAGATCGTCGACCTCGCCTTCGACGGCGACCGCAAGGTGTTCGAGGCCGTCTCCGCGCGCAAGGCGGACCTCGCGCGCCGGGAAGCCGTCAAGATGATCCGGCACGCCCACCGTGTCATCGCGCGGGTGGTGGGCGCGCTCGATGCGCCGGAACCCCAGTCCCCCAGCGGCGCCGAGCCGTCGCCGGCCTGA
- a CDS encoding amidase, whose protein sequence is MSFRSSWFDLPPAARSAEIGRCFAAAAVMGPRLNATVALSPAPPSSVAPSTRRGAGFGPLKGMPYVTKDIFDRERRRAEWGGCRAPGPAGADAGILRRLDAAGGREVATTSLSALAYEPSGYNAALGRARNPWHPGVVSGGSSSGSAVLVAAGAAYLGIGSDTGGSIRVPAACCGLVGLKPGWGALPVDGAMPLAPSLDVIGFMARCSTDLLRVWAAVADAGDDGGTIRSLALLEHAAATAVPAVRRGLAAALETLAAAGIGHRLADCSHVVAAADAASLTIMQAEVARTHGSAEGAAALGDRALARRIEKGRAISDETLAAARAARPGLRAAFLKGLAGADAAVLPVMPMPAPLACDVDPRDPDFRPRLLYAMTSLTRFVNALGLPAIAVPVGFDGRGTPLAMQVIGRPGSEPSLLRLVATYQQLTRWHERRPPVCAAASLKDRCA, encoded by the coding sequence ATGTCTTTTCGGTCCAGTTGGTTCGACCTCCCGCCGGCGGCCCGCTCCGCCGAGATCGGGCGCTGCTTCGCCGCCGCCGCGGTGATGGGGCCGCGCCTGAACGCCACCGTCGCCCTGTCCCCGGCGCCCCCGTCCTCCGTCGCCCCCTCTACCCGCCGCGGTGCCGGCTTCGGTCCGCTGAAGGGCATGCCCTATGTGACCAAGGACATTTTCGACCGGGAGCGGCGCCGGGCGGAATGGGGCGGATGCCGCGCCCCCGGCCCCGCCGGGGCCGATGCCGGCATCCTGCGCCGCCTCGACGCGGCGGGCGGCCGCGAGGTCGCGACGACATCCCTGAGCGCCCTGGCCTACGAGCCCTCGGGCTACAATGCGGCGCTCGGCCGGGCCCGCAACCCCTGGCACCCCGGCGTGGTCAGCGGCGGATCCTCCAGCGGCTCGGCGGTCCTGGTGGCAGCGGGGGCCGCCTATCTGGGCATCGGCTCGGACACCGGCGGCTCGATCCGCGTCCCCGCCGCCTGCTGCGGCCTCGTCGGCCTCAAGCCCGGATGGGGCGCCCTGCCGGTGGACGGCGCCATGCCGCTGGCGCCGAGCCTGGACGTGATCGGGTTCATGGCGCGGTGCTCCACCGACCTCCTGCGGGTCTGGGCGGCGGTGGCGGACGCCGGCGACGACGGCGGCACCATCCGGTCGCTGGCCCTTCTGGAGCATGCCGCGGCCACGGCCGTCCCGGCGGTGCGCCGCGGGCTCGCCGCCGCGCTCGAAACCCTGGCTGCCGCCGGCATCGGGCATCGGCTGGCGGACTGTTCCCACGTGGTGGCGGCGGCCGATGCCGCGAGCCTCACCATCATGCAGGCGGAGGTCGCCCGCACCCATGGCTCCGCCGAGGGTGCCGCCGCACTGGGCGACCGCGCCCTCGCCCGCAGAATCGAGAAGGGGCGGGCCATCTCCGACGAGACCCTCGCCGCCGCGCGCGCCGCGCGGCCCGGCCTGCGCGCCGCCTTCCTGAAGGGCCTCGCGGGCGCCGACGCCGCGGTGCTGCCGGTGATGCCCATGCCGGCCCCCCTCGCCTGCGACGTCGATCCGCGCGACCCGGACTTCAGGCCCCGCCTGCTTTACGCGATGACCAGCCTGACGCGCTTCGTCAATGCGCTGGGCCTGCCGGCGATCGCCGTTCCGGTCGGGTTCGATGGCCGCGGCACGCCGCTGGCGATGCAGGTGATCGGGCGGCCCGGCAGCGAGCCGTCCCTGCTGCGCCTCGTCGCCACCTACCAGCAGCTCACCCGCTGGCACGAGCGCCGGCCGCCGGTCTGTGCCGCCGCGTCGCTCAAGGATCGGTGCGCATGA
- a CDS encoding mandelate racemase/muconate lactonizing enzyme family protein, with protein sequence MSMVDADTDPAPTGSAGKIASVDCFPACLPLKKPLVMSTYRIDAGPVLFVRVRTRDGAEGWGEAAASPIMSGETLVGMVAAVREMIAPQIIGRAVADRSAACAAIRRGMYGNRGALAAVDMALLDLAGHVAGVPAVDLLGGALRRSVEPLWLIGGTGESDRDVADALALHAQSVRRFKLKVGIASVSAEAQTIRRLREALGEDCLIAADANMGWDVQSALRFARAAAPFALAFLEQPTPAGDLARLAAVAAGSPVPIGADENIHAISDILRHHEARAVRGVSLKTIKLGGVTQVVSAGGLCDVLGLSINLAMMMESSLAASAMVHAACAVPNLDWGLSLGNLWLAEDPVVVPLACRDGRVHCPSSPGLGVVVDERRLAALAA encoded by the coding sequence ATGAGCATGGTCGACGCCGACACGGACCCGGCTCCGACCGGTTCCGCGGGCAAAATCGCATCCGTAGACTGCTTCCCGGCGTGCCTGCCGCTGAAGAAGCCGCTCGTCATGTCCACCTACCGCATCGACGCCGGCCCGGTCCTGTTCGTCCGCGTGCGCACCCGCGACGGCGCGGAGGGCTGGGGGGAAGCGGCAGCGAGCCCGATCATGTCGGGCGAAACCCTGGTCGGCATGGTGGCGGCGGTGCGCGAGATGATCGCGCCGCAGATCATCGGCCGCGCGGTCGCGGACCGCTCGGCCGCCTGCGCCGCGATCCGGCGCGGCATGTACGGCAATCGCGGCGCCCTCGCCGCCGTGGACATGGCCCTGCTCGACCTCGCCGGCCATGTGGCCGGCGTGCCGGCGGTGGATCTTCTGGGCGGCGCGCTCCGGCGCAGCGTCGAGCCGCTCTGGCTCATCGGCGGCACCGGCGAGAGCGACCGCGACGTGGCCGATGCCCTCGCCCTGCACGCGCAAAGCGTGCGCCGGTTCAAGCTGAAGGTGGGGATCGCATCGGTGTCCGCAGAGGCGCAGACCATCCGCCGCCTGCGCGAGGCGCTGGGGGAAGACTGCCTCATCGCCGCCGACGCCAACATGGGCTGGGACGTTCAAAGCGCGCTGCGCTTTGCCCGCGCCGCCGCGCCCTTCGCGCTCGCCTTCCTCGAGCAGCCGACCCCCGCCGGCGACCTGGCGCGCCTCGCCGCAGTGGCGGCCGGGTCGCCCGTGCCCATCGGCGCCGACGAGAACATTCACGCCATCTCCGATATCCTGCGCCATCACGAGGCCCGGGCCGTGCGCGGTGTCAGCCTCAAGACCATCAAGCTTGGTGGCGTCACGCAGGTCGTGTCCGCCGGCGGGCTGTGCGACGTGCTCGGGTTGAGCATCAATCTTGCGATGATGATGGAATCGAGCCTTGCGGCCTCTGCCATGGTTCATGCTGCCTGCGCCGTGCCTAATCTGGACTGGGGCCTGAGCCTTGGGAATCTTTGGCTCGCCGAGGACCCGGTGGTGGTTCCCCTGGCGTGCCGGGACGGGCGGGTCCATTGCCCCTCCTCCCCCGGCCTCGGCGTCGTTGTTGACGAGCGCCGCCTCGCAGCGCTCGCCGCTTGA